Proteins from one Drosophila gunungcola strain Sukarami chromosome 3R, Dgunungcola_SK_2, whole genome shotgun sequence genomic window:
- the LOC128258219 gene encoding uncharacterized protein LOC128258219 isoform X1 → MHWLDGISLDDNLISGRASGSNGDNSDGNQRKSTQSSSSPTKAKRRRHAHFKLNSRLDRKSSRGMIYENEELRLRTININAEVERGQSDIKRLRRENEHLRREIWTLRDECDRLNKRFKAKLSEHEFGGCRGSGGSGGTCHAYRCSGGGGGRGSGGCDVNSDDSDSCDTCRGADDGHCSDECCQEGGSCAPLKPPLPPEVPSHPSPSKNEEGGSQIKEQQPMHFDHLSVVSEETLSNPELMLVQQQEHLTICPPDPNGSQSTLPGMMGPLTPLTPIELVANQLNDLQAMVPPLSYFENILSQHMGARNAAQTPSPELGTSSSTTTGQTMRHTNGWDYNLQSPFTQRKYSDLSSPSRSPPPPVNTMTTFVPTSTLQTMPKIALNAPPLQADGGDIETVAITTNATQHALNSPKHFFAPIKPRLKLNTKLANQGQDLEQDDLPPGSPPPPLRDPPDIFVNNALASPYQRRVSPHVSPRHRRSPAHSHCHAHSNQRSRQRPQPAHCSLHRAVVDVAAAVGLGEVGPHPGSSVLDIYTAALAAAAAARCSPLPTARCPDPVYATAQKPGQSTCISATAFTQPVMTITTHSTKTTTSPLRLAHKARAAGGAKRVAKSAENVSQTDSVNLESILNDIETISEDILAIQLEKSKSRDNLSHNHNSKDDDRAKKPYRSEMNLYLQYDGTNPTISPATTATEIGTSAPAVTTSSESGNSGSGKLVRRTRSLEREHTDSPAPHIPDPMAPFPDKCTYLGFEQMNQAAAGAGVPPQSPNGQRPPIAAKPNVPLKPPPPLPPARRPAMPTEPPPPPPATSASGVVGLPPNKSHLYKSLASAAAKRAIFRSSPSQLTRSLDVDLTGADGEAGIEQAAAGNMDELARRKARRVSIVCGSGQGGQQDEVAPPVTTVPMSTASCVDLSTVLAHPSVKAFKMSHSTPSSPHSSRRRTNSNTMAPPPAVPAGGGHPEVGATSSAPPSTSHHHHHRKEGSDPVPMTATVSRTKCSRRHSEGTVHTVHRNSAASGGGGGGGGGGGHHHHHSHHHPHSGMVISSNPHHSHHSHQDSNHETVTSLSDRNSNSFASSRESSTSFSMRSNRRKISVSSHTGGKIPWCGCWGNGCL, encoded by the exons ATGCATTGGCTCGACGGCATTTCTTTGGATGACAATTTAATTAGCGGACGCGCCAGCGGCAGCAACGGCGACAACAGCGACGGCAATCAGCGGAAATCAACGCAGTCGAGCTCATCGCCCACCAAAGCAA AACGAAGACGTCATGCACACTTTAAGCTAAACAGCAG ATTGGACAGAAAGTCATCTCGTGGCATGATATACGAAAATGAGGAGCTCAGGCTGCGCACCATTAACATTAATGCAGAAGTGGAACGAG GGCAATCGGACATCAAACGCCTGCGGCGGGAAAATGAGCATCTGCGTCGGGAAATCTGGACTTTGCGGGACGAGTGTGACAGGCTTAACAAACGCTTCAAGGCGAAGCTCAGCGAACACGAATTCGGAGGGTGCAGGGGCAGCGGGGGCAGTGGCGGCACCTGCCACGCCTACCGCTGCAGCGGCGGAGGCGGCGGGCGTGGGAGCGGAGGTTGTGATGTAAACAGTGAT GACTCTGACTCATGTGATACGTGTCGCGGGGCAGACGACGGCCACTGCAGCGACGAGTGCTGCCAGGAGGGAGGATCCTGTGCGCCGCTTAAGCCCCCACTTCCGCCGGAAGTGCCCAGCCACCCGTCTCCATCGAAGAACGAGGAGGGTGGCAGCCAGATCAAGGAGCAGCAGCCCATGCACTTCGATCACCTGTCGGTAGTCTCCGAGGAGACGCTGAGCAACCCGGAGCTGATGCTCGTCCAGCAGCAGGAGCACCTCACGATCTGCCCGCCAGACCCCAACGGATCGCAGAGCACGCTGCCCGGCATGATGGGACCGCTCACACCGCTCACGCCCATCGAACTGGTGGCCAACCAGCTGAACGACCTGCAGGCCATGGTGCCACCATTGTCCTACTTCGAGAACATCCTGTCGCAGCATATGGGCGCTCGCAACGCGG CCCAAACGCCCTCTCCGGAGTTGGGCACCAGTTCGAGCACCACCACCGGCCAGACGATGCGCCACACGAATGGCTGGGACTACAACCTGCAGTCGCCCTTCACGCAGCGCAAGTACTCCGATCTGTCATCGCCGTCCCGCTCGCCGCCGCCACCTGTCAACACGATGACCACCTTCGTGCCCACGTCCACCCTGCAGACGATGCCCAAGATCGCCCTGAATGCGCCACCGCTACAGGCGGATGGTGGCGACATCGAAACAGTGGCCATCACCACGAATGCCACGCAACATGCGCTCAACAGTCCCAAGCACTTCTTTGCGCCGATCAAGCCGCGTTTGAAGCTCAACACCAAGTTGGCCAATCAGGGCCAGGACCTGGAGCAGGACGACCTTCCGCCGGGCTCTCCGCCGCCACCTCTGCGAGATCCCCCGGATATTTTCGTGAACAACGCCCTGGCCTCGCCCTATCAGCGACGGGTGTCCCCACATGTAAGTCCTCGTCACCGGCGCTCCCCCGCTCACTCGcattgccacgcccacagcaACCAGCGCAGCCGCCAACGTCCACAGCCCGCCCACTGCTCCCTGCACCGGGCGGTGGTGGACGTGGCAGCTGCCGTTGGACTGGGGGAGGTGGGTCCGCATCCGGGCTCCAGTGTCCTGGACATATACACCGCCGCTCTGGCGGCAGCCGCTGCCGCCCGGTGCTCTCCTCTTCCGACGGCCAGATGCCCGGATCCCGTCTATGCCACAGCACAAAAGCCCGGCCAGAGCACGTGCATCTCGGCCACGGCCTTTACACAGCCGGTGATGACCATCACCACCCATTCCACAAAGACCACCACTTCGCCACTGAGATTGGCCCACAAGGCGAGGGCCGCTGGCGGGGCCAAGAGGGTGGCCAAGTCCGCCGAGAACGTCAGTCAG ACGGATTCCGTGAACTTGGAGTCGATCCTCAACGACATCGAGACCATTTCGGAGGACATACTGGCCATTCAGCTGGAGAAGAGCAAGTCGCGCGACAACCTAAGCCACAATCACAACAGCAAGGACGACGATCGGGCGAAGAAACCCTATCGCTCCGAGATGAATCTGTATCTGCAGTACGACGGCACAAATCCGACCATTTCGCCCGCCACAACGGCAACGGAAATCGGAACGTCTGCTCCGGCGGTCACCACGTCCAGTGAGTCGGGAAATAGTGGGAGCGGTAAATTAGTGCGACGCACCCGATCCCTGGAGAGGGAGCACACCGACAGTCCTGCCCCGCACATTCCGGACCCCATGGCTCCCTTTCCCGACAAATGCACCTATCTGGGATTCGAGCAGATGAACCAGGCAGCAGCAGGGGCGGGGGTTCCTCCTCAATCACCGAATGGCCAGAGGCCGCCCATCGCAGCCAAGCCGAACGTTCCACTTAAGCCACCGCCCCCGTTGCCACCTGCCCGCAGGCCAGCCATGCCCACAGAACCACCGCCCCCGCCTCCAGCCACCTCCGCTTCCGGCGTAGTCGGCCTGCCGCCCAACAAGAGTCACCTGTACAAGTCACTCGCCTCGGCGGCGGCCAAAAGGGCCATCTTCCGCTCCTCACCATCGCAGCTAACCAGATCCTTGGACGTGGACCTCACGGGAGCAGATGGGGAGGCGGGCATTGAACAGGCAGCTGCTGGAAAT ATGGACGAGTTGGCGAGGCGAAAAGCGCGACGCGTGTCCATTGTGTGTGGATCCGGACAGGGTGGCCAGCAGGATGAGGTGGCCCCGCCCGTGACCACCGTGCCCATGTCTACCGCCAGTTGCGTGGACCTGAGCACCGTGCTCGCCCACCCGAGCGTGAAGGCCTTTAAAATGAGTCACAGCACGCCCAGTTCGCCGCATTCCTCGCGTCGTCGCACCAACAGCAACACGATGGCTCCTCCTCCGGCAGTGCCGGCGGGTGGTGGTCACCCCGAGGTCGGGGCAACTTCGTCGGCGCCGCCCAGCACCtcccaccatcaccaccatcgCAAGGAGGGCAGTGATCCGGTTCCCATGACGGCCACTGTCAGCCGCACCAAGTGCTCCAGGCGGCATTCCGAGGGCACCGTTCACACCGTCCACCGGAACAGCGCAGCcagcggcggcggaggagggggaggaggaggcggtggccaccaccatcaccacagCCACCACCATCCGCACAGCGGGATGGTGATCAGCAGCAACCCGCACCACAGCCACCATTCCCACCAGGACAGCAACCACGAGACGGTCACCTCGCTGTCCGATCGCAACTCCAATAGTTTCGCCTCCTCGCGCGAATCCTCCACGAGCTTCAGCATGCGCTCCAATCGCCGGAAGATTTCGGTCAGCTCGCACACGGGCGGCAAGATTCCGTGGTGCGGCTGCTGGGGCAACGGTTGCCTCTAA
- the LOC128258219 gene encoding uncharacterized protein LOC128258219 isoform X6: MKGAKTTRTQYERSKSKSNKRSEKSAKLDRKSSRGMIYENEELRLRTININAEVERGQSDIKRLRRENEHLRREIWTLRDECDRLNKRFKAKLSEHEFGGCRGSGGSGGTCHAYRCSGGGGGRGSGGCDVNSDDSDSCDTCRGADDGHCSDECCQEGGSCAPLKPPLPPEVPSHPSPSKNEEGGSQIKEQQPMHFDHLSVVSEETLSNPELMLVQQQEHLTICPPDPNGSQSTLPGMMGPLTPLTPIELVANQLNDLQAMVPPLSYFENILSQHMGARNAAQTPSPELGTSSSTTTGQTMRHTNGWDYNLQSPFTQRKYSDLSSPSRSPPPPVNTMTTFVPTSTLQTMPKIALNAPPLQADGGDIETVAITTNATQHALNSPKHFFAPIKPRLKLNTKLANQGQDLEQDDLPPGSPPPPLRDPPDIFVNNALASPYQRRVSPHTDSVNLESILNDIETISEDILAIQLEKSKSRDNLSHNHNSKDDDRAKKPYRSEMNLYLQYDGTNPTISPATTATEIGTSAPAVTTSSESGNSGSGKLVRRTRSLEREHTDSPAPHIPDPMAPFPDKCTYLGFEQMNQAAAGAGVPPQSPNGQRPPIAAKPNVPLKPPPPLPPARRPAMPTEPPPPPPATSASGVVGLPPNKSHLYKSLASAAAKRAIFRSSPSQLTRSLDVDLTGADGEAGIEQAAAGNMDELARRKARRVSIVCGSGQGGQQDEVAPPVTTVPMSTASCVDLSTVLAHPSVKAFKMSHSTPSSPHSSRRRTNSNTMAPPPAVPAGGGHPEVGATSSAPPSTSHHHHHRKEGSDPVPMTATVSRTKCSRRHSEGTVHTVHRNSAASGGGGGGGGGGGHHHHHSHHHPHSGMVISSNPHHSHHSHQDSNHETVTSLSDRNSNSFASSRESSTSFSMRSNRRKISVSSHTGGKIPWCGCWGNGCL; this comes from the exons ATGAAAGGCGCGAAGACAACTCGAACTCAATATGAAAGGAGCAAGAGCAAGAGCAACAAACGCTCGGAAAAGTCGGCCAA ATTGGACAGAAAGTCATCTCGTGGCATGATATACGAAAATGAGGAGCTCAGGCTGCGCACCATTAACATTAATGCAGAAGTGGAACGAG GGCAATCGGACATCAAACGCCTGCGGCGGGAAAATGAGCATCTGCGTCGGGAAATCTGGACTTTGCGGGACGAGTGTGACAGGCTTAACAAACGCTTCAAGGCGAAGCTCAGCGAACACGAATTCGGAGGGTGCAGGGGCAGCGGGGGCAGTGGCGGCACCTGCCACGCCTACCGCTGCAGCGGCGGAGGCGGCGGGCGTGGGAGCGGAGGTTGTGATGTAAACAGTGAT GACTCTGACTCATGTGATACGTGTCGCGGGGCAGACGACGGCCACTGCAGCGACGAGTGCTGCCAGGAGGGAGGATCCTGTGCGCCGCTTAAGCCCCCACTTCCGCCGGAAGTGCCCAGCCACCCGTCTCCATCGAAGAACGAGGAGGGTGGCAGCCAGATCAAGGAGCAGCAGCCCATGCACTTCGATCACCTGTCGGTAGTCTCCGAGGAGACGCTGAGCAACCCGGAGCTGATGCTCGTCCAGCAGCAGGAGCACCTCACGATCTGCCCGCCAGACCCCAACGGATCGCAGAGCACGCTGCCCGGCATGATGGGACCGCTCACACCGCTCACGCCCATCGAACTGGTGGCCAACCAGCTGAACGACCTGCAGGCCATGGTGCCACCATTGTCCTACTTCGAGAACATCCTGTCGCAGCATATGGGCGCTCGCAACGCGG CCCAAACGCCCTCTCCGGAGTTGGGCACCAGTTCGAGCACCACCACCGGCCAGACGATGCGCCACACGAATGGCTGGGACTACAACCTGCAGTCGCCCTTCACGCAGCGCAAGTACTCCGATCTGTCATCGCCGTCCCGCTCGCCGCCGCCACCTGTCAACACGATGACCACCTTCGTGCCCACGTCCACCCTGCAGACGATGCCCAAGATCGCCCTGAATGCGCCACCGCTACAGGCGGATGGTGGCGACATCGAAACAGTGGCCATCACCACGAATGCCACGCAACATGCGCTCAACAGTCCCAAGCACTTCTTTGCGCCGATCAAGCCGCGTTTGAAGCTCAACACCAAGTTGGCCAATCAGGGCCAGGACCTGGAGCAGGACGACCTTCCGCCGGGCTCTCCGCCGCCACCTCTGCGAGATCCCCCGGATATTTTCGTGAACAACGCCCTGGCCTCGCCCTATCAGCGACGGGTGTCCCCACAT ACGGATTCCGTGAACTTGGAGTCGATCCTCAACGACATCGAGACCATTTCGGAGGACATACTGGCCATTCAGCTGGAGAAGAGCAAGTCGCGCGACAACCTAAGCCACAATCACAACAGCAAGGACGACGATCGGGCGAAGAAACCCTATCGCTCCGAGATGAATCTGTATCTGCAGTACGACGGCACAAATCCGACCATTTCGCCCGCCACAACGGCAACGGAAATCGGAACGTCTGCTCCGGCGGTCACCACGTCCAGTGAGTCGGGAAATAGTGGGAGCGGTAAATTAGTGCGACGCACCCGATCCCTGGAGAGGGAGCACACCGACAGTCCTGCCCCGCACATTCCGGACCCCATGGCTCCCTTTCCCGACAAATGCACCTATCTGGGATTCGAGCAGATGAACCAGGCAGCAGCAGGGGCGGGGGTTCCTCCTCAATCACCGAATGGCCAGAGGCCGCCCATCGCAGCCAAGCCGAACGTTCCACTTAAGCCACCGCCCCCGTTGCCACCTGCCCGCAGGCCAGCCATGCCCACAGAACCACCGCCCCCGCCTCCAGCCACCTCCGCTTCCGGCGTAGTCGGCCTGCCGCCCAACAAGAGTCACCTGTACAAGTCACTCGCCTCGGCGGCGGCCAAAAGGGCCATCTTCCGCTCCTCACCATCGCAGCTAACCAGATCCTTGGACGTGGACCTCACGGGAGCAGATGGGGAGGCGGGCATTGAACAGGCAGCTGCTGGAAAT ATGGACGAGTTGGCGAGGCGAAAAGCGCGACGCGTGTCCATTGTGTGTGGATCCGGACAGGGTGGCCAGCAGGATGAGGTGGCCCCGCCCGTGACCACCGTGCCCATGTCTACCGCCAGTTGCGTGGACCTGAGCACCGTGCTCGCCCACCCGAGCGTGAAGGCCTTTAAAATGAGTCACAGCACGCCCAGTTCGCCGCATTCCTCGCGTCGTCGCACCAACAGCAACACGATGGCTCCTCCTCCGGCAGTGCCGGCGGGTGGTGGTCACCCCGAGGTCGGGGCAACTTCGTCGGCGCCGCCCAGCACCtcccaccatcaccaccatcgCAAGGAGGGCAGTGATCCGGTTCCCATGACGGCCACTGTCAGCCGCACCAAGTGCTCCAGGCGGCATTCCGAGGGCACCGTTCACACCGTCCACCGGAACAGCGCAGCcagcggcggcggaggagggggaggaggaggcggtggccaccaccatcaccacagCCACCACCATCCGCACAGCGGGATGGTGATCAGCAGCAACCCGCACCACAGCCACCATTCCCACCAGGACAGCAACCACGAGACGGTCACCTCGCTGTCCGATCGCAACTCCAATAGTTTCGCCTCCTCGCGCGAATCCTCCACGAGCTTCAGCATGCGCTCCAATCGCCGGAAGATTTCGGTCAGCTCGCACACGGGCGGCAAGATTCCGTGGTGCGGCTGCTGGGGCAACGGTTGCCTCTAA
- the LOC128258219 gene encoding uncharacterized protein LOC128258219 isoform X5 — protein MHWLDGISLDDNLISGRASGSNGDNSDGNQRKSTQSSSSPTKAKRRRHAHFKLNSRLDRKSSRGMIYENEELRLRTININAEVERGQSDIKRLRRENEHLRREIWTLRDECDRLNKRFKAKLSEHEFGGCRGSGGSGGTCHAYRCSGGGGGRGSGGCDVNSDDSDSCDTCRGADDGHCSDECCQEGGSCAPLKPPLPPEVPSHPSPSKNEEGGSQIKEQQPMHFDHLSVVSEETLSNPELMLVQQQEHLTICPPDPNGSQSTLPGMMGPLTPLTPIELVANQLNDLQAMVPPLSYFENILSQHMGARNAAQTPSPELGTSSSTTTGQTMRHTNGWDYNLQSPFTQRKYSDLSSPSRSPPPPVNTMTTFVPTSTLQTMPKIALNAPPLQADGGDIETVAITTNATQHALNSPKHFFAPIKPRLKLNTKLANQGQDLEQDDLPPGSPPPPLRDPPDIFVNNALASPYQRRVSPHTDSVNLESILNDIETISEDILAIQLEKSKSRDNLSHNHNSKDDDRAKKPYRSEMNLYLQYDGTNPTISPATTATEIGTSAPAVTTSSESGNSGSGKLVRRTRSLEREHTDSPAPHIPDPMAPFPDKCTYLGFEQMNQAAAGAGVPPQSPNGQRPPIAAKPNVPLKPPPPLPPARRPAMPTEPPPPPPATSASGVVGLPPNKSHLYKSLASAAAKRAIFRSSPSQLTRSLDVDLTGADGEAGIEQAAAGNMDELARRKARRVSIVCGSGQGGQQDEVAPPVTTVPMSTASCVDLSTVLAHPSVKAFKMSHSTPSSPHSSRRRTNSNTMAPPPAVPAGGGHPEVGATSSAPPSTSHHHHHRKEGSDPVPMTATVSRTKCSRRHSEGTVHTVHRNSAASGGGGGGGGGGGHHHHHSHHHPHSGMVISSNPHHSHHSHQDSNHETVTSLSDRNSNSFASSRESSTSFSMRSNRRKISVSSHTGGKIPWCGCWGNGCL, from the exons ATGCATTGGCTCGACGGCATTTCTTTGGATGACAATTTAATTAGCGGACGCGCCAGCGGCAGCAACGGCGACAACAGCGACGGCAATCAGCGGAAATCAACGCAGTCGAGCTCATCGCCCACCAAAGCAA AACGAAGACGTCATGCACACTTTAAGCTAAACAGCAG ATTGGACAGAAAGTCATCTCGTGGCATGATATACGAAAATGAGGAGCTCAGGCTGCGCACCATTAACATTAATGCAGAAGTGGAACGAG GGCAATCGGACATCAAACGCCTGCGGCGGGAAAATGAGCATCTGCGTCGGGAAATCTGGACTTTGCGGGACGAGTGTGACAGGCTTAACAAACGCTTCAAGGCGAAGCTCAGCGAACACGAATTCGGAGGGTGCAGGGGCAGCGGGGGCAGTGGCGGCACCTGCCACGCCTACCGCTGCAGCGGCGGAGGCGGCGGGCGTGGGAGCGGAGGTTGTGATGTAAACAGTGAT GACTCTGACTCATGTGATACGTGTCGCGGGGCAGACGACGGCCACTGCAGCGACGAGTGCTGCCAGGAGGGAGGATCCTGTGCGCCGCTTAAGCCCCCACTTCCGCCGGAAGTGCCCAGCCACCCGTCTCCATCGAAGAACGAGGAGGGTGGCAGCCAGATCAAGGAGCAGCAGCCCATGCACTTCGATCACCTGTCGGTAGTCTCCGAGGAGACGCTGAGCAACCCGGAGCTGATGCTCGTCCAGCAGCAGGAGCACCTCACGATCTGCCCGCCAGACCCCAACGGATCGCAGAGCACGCTGCCCGGCATGATGGGACCGCTCACACCGCTCACGCCCATCGAACTGGTGGCCAACCAGCTGAACGACCTGCAGGCCATGGTGCCACCATTGTCCTACTTCGAGAACATCCTGTCGCAGCATATGGGCGCTCGCAACGCGG CCCAAACGCCCTCTCCGGAGTTGGGCACCAGTTCGAGCACCACCACCGGCCAGACGATGCGCCACACGAATGGCTGGGACTACAACCTGCAGTCGCCCTTCACGCAGCGCAAGTACTCCGATCTGTCATCGCCGTCCCGCTCGCCGCCGCCACCTGTCAACACGATGACCACCTTCGTGCCCACGTCCACCCTGCAGACGATGCCCAAGATCGCCCTGAATGCGCCACCGCTACAGGCGGATGGTGGCGACATCGAAACAGTGGCCATCACCACGAATGCCACGCAACATGCGCTCAACAGTCCCAAGCACTTCTTTGCGCCGATCAAGCCGCGTTTGAAGCTCAACACCAAGTTGGCCAATCAGGGCCAGGACCTGGAGCAGGACGACCTTCCGCCGGGCTCTCCGCCGCCACCTCTGCGAGATCCCCCGGATATTTTCGTGAACAACGCCCTGGCCTCGCCCTATCAGCGACGGGTGTCCCCACAT ACGGATTCCGTGAACTTGGAGTCGATCCTCAACGACATCGAGACCATTTCGGAGGACATACTGGCCATTCAGCTGGAGAAGAGCAAGTCGCGCGACAACCTAAGCCACAATCACAACAGCAAGGACGACGATCGGGCGAAGAAACCCTATCGCTCCGAGATGAATCTGTATCTGCAGTACGACGGCACAAATCCGACCATTTCGCCCGCCACAACGGCAACGGAAATCGGAACGTCTGCTCCGGCGGTCACCACGTCCAGTGAGTCGGGAAATAGTGGGAGCGGTAAATTAGTGCGACGCACCCGATCCCTGGAGAGGGAGCACACCGACAGTCCTGCCCCGCACATTCCGGACCCCATGGCTCCCTTTCCCGACAAATGCACCTATCTGGGATTCGAGCAGATGAACCAGGCAGCAGCAGGGGCGGGGGTTCCTCCTCAATCACCGAATGGCCAGAGGCCGCCCATCGCAGCCAAGCCGAACGTTCCACTTAAGCCACCGCCCCCGTTGCCACCTGCCCGCAGGCCAGCCATGCCCACAGAACCACCGCCCCCGCCTCCAGCCACCTCCGCTTCCGGCGTAGTCGGCCTGCCGCCCAACAAGAGTCACCTGTACAAGTCACTCGCCTCGGCGGCGGCCAAAAGGGCCATCTTCCGCTCCTCACCATCGCAGCTAACCAGATCCTTGGACGTGGACCTCACGGGAGCAGATGGGGAGGCGGGCATTGAACAGGCAGCTGCTGGAAAT ATGGACGAGTTGGCGAGGCGAAAAGCGCGACGCGTGTCCATTGTGTGTGGATCCGGACAGGGTGGCCAGCAGGATGAGGTGGCCCCGCCCGTGACCACCGTGCCCATGTCTACCGCCAGTTGCGTGGACCTGAGCACCGTGCTCGCCCACCCGAGCGTGAAGGCCTTTAAAATGAGTCACAGCACGCCCAGTTCGCCGCATTCCTCGCGTCGTCGCACCAACAGCAACACGATGGCTCCTCCTCCGGCAGTGCCGGCGGGTGGTGGTCACCCCGAGGTCGGGGCAACTTCGTCGGCGCCGCCCAGCACCtcccaccatcaccaccatcgCAAGGAGGGCAGTGATCCGGTTCCCATGACGGCCACTGTCAGCCGCACCAAGTGCTCCAGGCGGCATTCCGAGGGCACCGTTCACACCGTCCACCGGAACAGCGCAGCcagcggcggcggaggagggggaggaggaggcggtggccaccaccatcaccacagCCACCACCATCCGCACAGCGGGATGGTGATCAGCAGCAACCCGCACCACAGCCACCATTCCCACCAGGACAGCAACCACGAGACGGTCACCTCGCTGTCCGATCGCAACTCCAATAGTTTCGCCTCCTCGCGCGAATCCTCCACGAGCTTCAGCATGCGCTCCAATCGCCGGAAGATTTCGGTCAGCTCGCACACGGGCGGCAAGATTCCGTGGTGCGGCTGCTGGGGCAACGGTTGCCTCTAA